From a region of the Paenibacillus segetis genome:
- the ric gene encoding iron-sulfur cluster repair di-iron protein, which translates to MANAQLYFDKDDLVRDIVVRFPKSADYFRNRRVDFCCGGNRPLQEAAEEKGIDVNELLVDLAQLAADHPDKEEGDFLNGAKSGDLIEHIVNKHHRYLREELPELKKSVMKVARVHGDSGPHLIEVERLYGQLMSELLEHTEKEEAEVFPKMIQWELDRHDDTLSKLRSSIDELEAEHDAAGNILKKLRELTGDFVPPAHACTTYRMTYARLEELEGMTFTHVHLENNILFPRYMKA; encoded by the coding sequence ATGGCTAACGCACAGCTGTATTTTGATAAAGATGATTTAGTTAGGGACATTGTTGTGAGGTTCCCGAAGTCCGCGGATTATTTCCGTAACCGTAGAGTAGATTTCTGCTGTGGAGGAAACCGTCCTCTTCAAGAAGCGGCGGAGGAGAAGGGTATTGATGTAAACGAATTGCTGGTGGATTTAGCCCAGCTAGCCGCGGATCATCCCGACAAGGAAGAAGGAGACTTTTTAAACGGAGCGAAGTCAGGGGATTTGATTGAGCATATTGTTAATAAACACCATCGTTATTTGCGTGAAGAGTTACCCGAACTAAAGAAAAGTGTGATGAAAGTGGCACGCGTTCATGGTGACAGTGGGCCTCACTTGATAGAGGTAGAGCGTCTATATGGACAACTTATGTCTGAATTATTAGAACATACGGAGAAAGAAGAAGCAGAAGTGTTCCCCAAAATGATTCAATGGGAATTAGACCGGCACGATGATACGTTATCTAAACTTCGCTCCTCTATTGATGAATTAGAGGCGGAACATGATGCCGCGGGGAATATTCTGAAGAAGCTTCGGGAGTTAACGGGTGATTTTGTACCTCCTGCACACGCCTGTACGACCTACCGGATGACCTATGCACGTCTGGAAGAATTGGAAGGCATGACATTTACACATGTGCATTTGGAAAACAATATATTATTTCCACGTTATATGAAAGCTTAA
- a CDS encoding NAD(P)/FAD-dependent oxidoreductase, giving the protein MAEVIVIGAGPAGVSAALFLAKAGKETLVLDSNASMTKRAWLRNHYGAKDVTGPDLLKTGREQAETFGAKFITEKVTVVDTNGGTKVTVKTESGRSYEAAHIILATGAITELASAIGLELRDGREPRIKTVIDTDGFGRTSKPRIWAAGTVAGVSVHTIITAGDGAKVAIELISELNGERYVDHDVLK; this is encoded by the coding sequence GTGGCTGAGGTAATTGTAATCGGAGCGGGGCCAGCGGGAGTCAGCGCAGCTTTGTTCCTGGCAAAAGCGGGAAAGGAAACGCTTGTCCTTGATAGCAATGCCAGTATGACGAAACGAGCTTGGCTTAGGAACCATTATGGTGCCAAAGATGTAACCGGACCAGATTTGCTTAAAACTGGACGGGAACAAGCTGAGACATTCGGCGCTAAGTTTATTACAGAAAAAGTTACTGTCGTGGATACGAATGGCGGGACAAAGGTTACCGTCAAAACGGAATCTGGCCGCAGCTACGAAGCTGCCCACATTATTTTGGCAACAGGTGCTATAACTGAACTTGCAAGCGCTATCGGGCTAGAACTTCGAGATGGCAGAGAGCCACGTATCAAGACCGTGATTGATACTGACGGATTTGGACGTACGAGCAAGCCGCGTATCTGGGCAGCCGGAACGGTAGCTGGGGTCAGTGTACACACGATCATTACAGCGGGAGATGGAGCTAAGGTAGCGATTGAGCTGATTAGCGAATTGAACGGTGAACGTTATGTGGATCACGACGTTCTTAAATAA
- a CDS encoding winged helix-turn-helix transcriptional regulator, protein MEEQCAMCPRFETAFSILGKRWNGLIIYTLMSGPKRFKDISNQIPSMSDKMLSERMKDLENEEILVRHVYPETPVRIEYELTDKGRALSPVMDQVQNWAEQWV, encoded by the coding sequence ATGGAGGAGCAATGTGCAATGTGTCCGCGCTTTGAAACGGCATTTTCTATTCTGGGAAAACGCTGGAACGGGCTTATTATTTATACCTTAATGAGTGGACCGAAGCGATTCAAGGATATCTCCAACCAAATTCCTTCGATGAGTGATAAGATGTTATCAGAGCGTATGAAGGATTTAGAAAATGAAGAAATTCTTGTTCGTCATGTTTATCCAGAGACACCTGTTCGAATTGAGTATGAGTTAACTGACAAGGGACGTGCGCTAAGTCCAGTGATGGATCAGGTACAAAATTGGGCTGAGCAGTGGGTGTAG
- a CDS encoding sugar phosphate isomerase/epimerase family protein translates to MKLGVFLVLFGGQPFEKALDLAAAQGLKAVEIGTGGFPGNAHCNPDELLENKAARDAFKKAVESRGMVISALSCHGNALHPQKAIAKEFHDTFVKTVQLAELLEVPVVNTFSGCPGDHEDAKYPNWPVAPWPNDFQEILTWQWDNKVIPYWTEWGKYAADHNVKIGLELHGGFSVHTPATLLRLREAAGEVIGANLDPSHMWWQGIDPVQAINILGRAGAIHHFHAKDTSLDPINVNKYGITDMQPYTAMLDRAWQFRTVGYGHDLKTWADIISALRLIGYDYAVSIEHEDGLMSIEEGLTKAVRNLQSILIEDAPTEAWWV, encoded by the coding sequence ATGAAACTCGGAGTTTTTCTAGTATTGTTTGGGGGCCAACCATTTGAGAAGGCATTGGATTTAGCAGCGGCTCAAGGGTTGAAGGCGGTAGAGATCGGTACTGGTGGATTCCCAGGTAATGCTCATTGTAATCCGGATGAACTTTTGGAGAATAAGGCAGCGCGGGATGCTTTTAAGAAGGCAGTGGAGTCCCGTGGCATGGTGATTAGTGCACTTAGCTGTCATGGTAATGCGCTCCATCCACAGAAGGCGATTGCCAAAGAATTTCACGATACATTCGTTAAAACGGTTCAGCTTGCTGAACTACTGGAAGTACCAGTAGTTAACACATTTTCGGGTTGTCCTGGCGATCATGAAGATGCTAAATATCCGAACTGGCCCGTTGCTCCATGGCCAAATGATTTTCAAGAGATCCTGACATGGCAATGGGACAATAAGGTAATTCCTTATTGGACAGAGTGGGGCAAATATGCTGCCGATCATAATGTAAAAATTGGATTAGAGCTTCATGGTGGATTCTCCGTGCATACACCAGCTACATTGCTTCGCCTTCGTGAAGCCGCAGGGGAAGTTATTGGGGCCAATTTGGACCCAAGTCATATGTGGTGGCAAGGAATTGACCCTGTACAAGCGATTAACATTCTTGGCCGGGCAGGTGCGATTCACCATTTCCATGCGAAGGACACATCGCTTGATCCAATAAATGTGAACAAATATGGCATTACTGATATGCAGCCTTATACGGCTATGTTAGATCGCGCTTGGCAGTTCCGTACTGTTGGATATGGTCATGATCTTAAGACATGGGCTGATATCATCAGTGCATTACGTTTGATTGGTTATGATTATGCGGTCAGCATTGAGCATGAGGATGGGCTGATGTCAATTGAGGAAGGCTTAACCAAAGCTGTGCGCAATTTGCAAAGTATTCTTATAGAAGATGCTCCTACTGAAGCTTGGTGGGTATAA
- a CDS encoding Gfo/Idh/MocA family protein — translation MSKKLKVAIIGCGGIANGKHLPSLSVQPQVELVAFCDIVVDRAEQAAAKYGAEGAKVYEDFRKMLQECELDVVHVCTPNDSHAEISVAALESGRHVMCEKPMAKTTAQAREMLEAAKRTGKKLSIAYQNRFRSDSLYLKELCENGELGDIYLGKALAVRRRAVPTWGVFLDEEKQGGGPLIDIGTHALDLTLWLMDNYEPKSVTGSVFHKLGGRANAANAFGPWDPEQFKVEDSAFGFITMKNGATIMLEASWALNVVETGEAKTLLCGTEGGADMTDGLRINGEKLSRLYETKVELGAGGVAFFDGQEETDATREAKAWVEAILEDKEPLVKPEQALVVTQILEAIYESAKTGKAVYFD, via the coding sequence ATGTCTAAAAAGTTAAAAGTTGCGATTATCGGATGCGGAGGTATTGCTAATGGCAAGCACTTGCCAAGTCTTTCAGTTCAACCTCAGGTGGAATTGGTCGCCTTTTGTGATATCGTTGTAGATCGTGCAGAACAAGCAGCAGCTAAGTACGGCGCAGAGGGTGCCAAAGTATACGAAGATTTCCGGAAAATGCTTCAAGAATGTGAGCTTGATGTGGTTCACGTTTGTACACCAAACGATTCGCATGCTGAAATTTCCGTGGCAGCTTTGGAATCAGGTAGACACGTGATGTGTGAGAAGCCGATGGCAAAGACGACAGCACAAGCACGCGAAATGCTGGAAGCGGCGAAACGTACCGGTAAGAAGCTGAGCATTGCTTATCAGAATCGTTTCCGTAGTGACAGTCTGTATTTGAAGGAACTATGTGAGAACGGGGAGCTAGGAGATATTTATCTCGGTAAAGCGTTGGCGGTTAGACGTCGTGCGGTGCCAACCTGGGGTGTGTTCTTAGATGAAGAGAAACAAGGCGGCGGACCATTAATCGATATCGGTACGCACGCACTCGATTTGACATTATGGTTGATGGACAACTACGAACCAAAGAGTGTAACAGGATCCGTATTCCATAAGCTAGGCGGCCGTGCAAATGCAGCTAATGCTTTTGGCCCTTGGGATCCAGAACAATTTAAGGTTGAAGATTCAGCGTTTGGGTTCATTACGATGAAGAACGGCGCTACGATTATGTTGGAAGCAAGCTGGGCGTTGAACGTGGTCGAAACGGGTGAAGCCAAGACATTGCTGTGCGGTACTGAAGGCGGTGCAGATATGACTGATGGTCTTCGTATCAATGGGGAGAAGCTTAGCCGATTGTATGAGACGAAGGTAGAGCTTGGAGCAGGCGGCGTAGCTTTCTTTGATGGACAAGAGGAGACAGATGCTACTCGGGAAGCAAAAGCTTGGGTAGAAGCTATACTTGAGGATAAAGAGCCATTGGTAAAACCCGAACAAGCACTCGTTGTAACGCAAATTTTAGAGGCTATCTACGAGTCAGCTAAGACAGGGAAAGCGGTCTATTTTGATTAA
- a CDS encoding sugar phosphate isomerase/epimerase family protein, with amino-acid sequence MAQVGLQLYTVREAMENDFEGTLRKVAELGYQGVEFAGFYGRSAEQVTSILNETGLIVLGAHTPYTNLCDQLEEEIAFNLAIGNRFLICPYLTEEDRNRWNEVIEDLKVIGKRCSEAGLVLCYHNHEFELTQLLGDKTVLDTIYDEVPSSLLQVELDSCWVSYAGYDPLQYIAKYSDRLPILHLKDMVTKEDGSPETVELGKGEIAIKAIADAAVAAGVEWLVVEQDYCAQDPLESIKVSMDWIKGYAKQGGNLNV; translated from the coding sequence TTGGCACAAGTAGGATTACAGCTCTATACGGTTCGTGAAGCTATGGAAAATGATTTTGAAGGAACACTGCGCAAGGTGGCTGAACTTGGCTATCAGGGCGTTGAATTTGCAGGATTCTACGGTCGCTCAGCTGAACAGGTAACTTCAATTCTAAATGAGACAGGCCTGATCGTTCTAGGTGCTCATACACCATATACAAATCTGTGTGATCAACTAGAAGAAGAAATTGCTTTTAATTTAGCCATTGGTAACCGCTTTCTTATTTGTCCGTATTTGACTGAAGAAGATCGTAATCGGTGGAACGAAGTGATTGAGGATTTGAAAGTAATCGGTAAACGTTGCTCAGAAGCAGGTCTCGTCCTTTGCTATCACAATCATGAGTTTGAATTAACGCAGTTGCTTGGGGATAAGACCGTTCTGGATACTATATATGATGAAGTTCCATCATCTCTGCTTCAAGTAGAGTTAGATTCGTGCTGGGTATCGTATGCTGGTTACGACCCTTTACAGTACATTGCAAAATATAGTGATCGGCTACCGATCCTGCATCTCAAAGACATGGTTACCAAGGAAGATGGATCTCCGGAGACTGTGGAACTTGGTAAAGGTGAGATTGCGATTAAAGCAATTGCAGACGCTGCAGTGGCAGCAGGAGTTGAGTGGTTGGTTGTAGAACAAGACTATTGTGCGCAAGACCCACTTGAAAGTATTAAGGTTAGTATGGACTGGATCAAAGGTTACGCTAAACAAGGAGGAAATTTAAATGTCTAA
- a CDS encoding AraC family transcriptional regulator: MNEKQNIAILTAGYSMHRKPYLMIRMDGLDHYLIRLQTSGKCRIRLNGRLELIEPGDLVLFAPNEPYELRIESEQNQLGEAYVSSSDYHIFLEGEWVENWWKQHQRPNKIKVPLSEGIIGACRQIMTEQRRISNPCPEIAEYYLKILCMDIDRNLLQQPLPAYRTYLAHRIKNYIEENASSTFKLEDVAAHVGISVSRAVHLFKEAFATSIIQYTLEVRLTMARERILFSPLSLEHVAESSGFPNYNYFHRVFRKRYGMSPKQFRLDAQQNE, encoded by the coding sequence ATGAATGAGAAACAAAACATAGCAATATTAACAGCAGGATACTCGATGCATCGCAAACCTTACCTCATGATTCGAATGGATGGATTAGATCATTATTTAATTCGTCTGCAGACTTCAGGTAAATGTCGTATCCGTTTGAATGGACGCTTAGAGCTTATAGAGCCCGGGGATTTGGTTCTTTTCGCACCTAACGAGCCTTACGAGCTTAGAATAGAATCAGAGCAGAACCAACTAGGAGAAGCCTATGTCTCAAGCAGTGATTACCATATTTTCTTGGAAGGGGAATGGGTTGAGAACTGGTGGAAGCAACATCAACGTCCGAACAAAATTAAAGTTCCGCTCTCCGAAGGGATTATCGGCGCTTGTCGACAGATTATGACTGAGCAACGAAGAATTTCAAATCCTTGCCCAGAAATTGCGGAGTATTATTTAAAAATATTATGTATGGATATCGATCGAAATCTACTGCAGCAGCCGCTACCAGCCTATCGAACCTATCTTGCCCACCGTATCAAGAATTATATCGAAGAAAATGCTTCATCTACATTTAAACTTGAGGATGTCGCTGCTCATGTTGGAATCAGTGTGTCTCGTGCTGTTCATCTGTTCAAGGAAGCGTTTGCCACAAGCATTATCCAATACACATTAGAGGTTAGGCTTACTATGGCCCGTGAGCGTATTCTTTTCAGTCCCTTGTCTCTAGAGCATGTCGCAGAGAGCTCTGGCTTTCCGAATTATAATTATTTCCATAGAGTTTTTCGCAAGCGTTATGGTATGTCTCCAAAACAATTTCGCCTTGATGCTCAGCAGAATGAGTAG
- a CDS encoding TerC family protein produces MDFMSVEFWTALLSIVLIDLVLAGDNAIVIGLAARNVQKADQKKVILWGTVGAIVVRVIMTVLVVQLLNIPGLRLAGGLALMWIAYKLLVDEKNHDIKAGNQMWAAIRTIIIADTMMGLDNVLAVAGAAHGDFLLVVIGLAISVPIMVWGSTMILKLTERFPIVITIGAAVLAWTAAKMLVEEPLVHDWFANGFIKYGFELLVIVVIVGIGTYVKKNRKQPSIMNHPHS; encoded by the coding sequence ATGGATTTCATGTCAGTAGAGTTTTGGACAGCATTGCTGTCTATTGTACTGATTGACCTTGTGCTAGCTGGCGACAATGCGATTGTCATTGGACTTGCAGCAAGGAATGTACAAAAAGCTGATCAGAAAAAAGTTATTTTGTGGGGAACGGTCGGTGCTATAGTAGTACGGGTTATTATGACGGTACTCGTGGTTCAATTACTTAACATTCCAGGTCTTCGCCTTGCCGGGGGGCTTGCGCTTATGTGGATTGCATATAAGCTACTCGTGGATGAGAAGAATCATGATATTAAAGCAGGTAATCAAATGTGGGCCGCTATCCGGACTATTATTATCGCAGATACGATGATGGGATTGGATAACGTACTTGCCGTAGCAGGAGCGGCGCATGGCGACTTTTTGTTAGTAGTGATTGGGCTGGCAATTTCTGTACCGATTATGGTGTGGGGTAGCACCATGATTTTGAAGCTCACAGAACGCTTTCCGATTGTCATTACAATTGGTGCGGCAGTGCTAGCTTGGACAGCAGCGAAGATGCTTGTAGAAGAACCACTCGTACATGATTGGTTCGCAAATGGATTTATAAAATATGGTTTTGAATTGCTTGTTATTGTGGTAATTGTAGGAATAGGAACTTATGTTAAGAAAAACCGGAAGCAACCTAGTATAATGAATCATCCACATAGCTAA
- a CDS encoding TVP38/TMEM64 family protein: MKKWLTFATYVALFVLAFTFREDLATLTTGHPSIWSLFALSILLAMFPVIPYKIVIAAVGFVAGTWTGGVITLIGSTVAGAFIYWGSAYGFREPALKWISSLKTLDLVTQFINHRPFAAIIVCRLIPVLPQTAVNIYAGVAGIPFITFLLASIIGKLPSIFLYAYLGNSILTAPMTALSVFGVYCVFLLVVFWAYRRLKRD, translated from the coding sequence ATGAAGAAATGGCTAACTTTTGCTACATATGTCGCATTATTCGTTTTAGCTTTTACATTTAGGGAAGATTTAGCTACCTTAACTACAGGTCATCCTTCCATTTGGAGCTTATTTGCTCTCTCCATATTATTGGCTATGTTTCCTGTTATTCCTTATAAAATTGTAATCGCTGCTGTGGGTTTTGTAGCTGGTACATGGACCGGTGGTGTAATCACATTGATTGGCTCTACAGTAGCCGGAGCATTCATATATTGGGGTTCTGCATATGGATTCCGCGAGCCTGCACTAAAATGGATCTCATCACTTAAGACATTAGACCTGGTAACCCAGTTTATCAATCATCGACCCTTTGCAGCTATTATCGTATGTCGCCTCATTCCCGTGTTACCCCAGACCGCAGTTAATATTTATGCTGGGGTTGCTGGTATTCCGTTCATAACCTTTTTGCTAGCCTCCATCATAGGAAAACTCCCCAGTATTTTCTTATATGCTTATCTGGGTAATTCTATTCTAACTGCCCCTATGACGGCACTGAGTGTTTTCGGAGTGTACTGCGTATTTCTCTTGGTCGTATTTTGGGCATATCGACGTCTCAAAAGAGACTAA
- the msrB gene encoding peptide-methionine (R)-S-oxide reductase MsrB, with protein sequence MNQATDRELATFAGGCFWCMVSPFEELPGIHSIVSGYTGGHTDNPTYEEVCSSDTGHYEAVQITFDPSIFPYRKLLELFWQQIDPTDAGGQFHDRGQSYQTAIFYHNEQQQREAEDSKQQLAQSGRFDKPIVTPILPASRFYPAEDYHQNYHRKNPGHYKRYRKGSGREDFIEHHWSGPVNKEELKQRLTPIQYEVTQNSGTERPFTGEYWDHEGEGIYVDIVSGEPLFSSRDKYDAGCGWPSFTRPLREYNIKEKVDSSHFMIRTEVRSKEGDSHLGHVFNDGPGPNGLRYCINSAALRFIPTEDLEKEGYGEYLPLFGTNV encoded by the coding sequence ATGAATCAAGCTACAGATAGAGAATTAGCTACTTTTGCTGGCGGTTGTTTCTGGTGCATGGTATCACCATTTGAAGAACTACCCGGCATTCATAGTATAGTCTCGGGTTACACGGGTGGGCATACGGACAATCCGACTTATGAAGAAGTTTGCTCCAGTGACACCGGTCACTACGAAGCCGTACAGATCACGTTTGATCCAAGTATTTTCCCTTATCGGAAATTACTTGAGTTATTCTGGCAACAGATTGATCCGACGGATGCAGGAGGACAATTTCACGATCGGGGCCAGTCGTACCAGACAGCTATTTTTTATCATAACGAGCAGCAACAAAGAGAAGCGGAGGACTCCAAGCAGCAACTTGCACAGAGCGGCCGATTCGACAAACCTATAGTTACACCGATTTTACCCGCTTCCCGGTTCTATCCGGCAGAAGATTATCATCAGAATTACCATAGGAAGAACCCAGGCCACTATAAGCGGTACCGCAAAGGGTCCGGCCGAGAAGATTTCATTGAACATCATTGGTCTGGTCCAGTAAATAAGGAAGAACTTAAGCAACGACTAACGCCAATTCAATACGAAGTCACGCAGAATAGTGGTACGGAACGGCCTTTCACCGGCGAATATTGGGACCACGAAGGTGAGGGTATCTATGTTGATATCGTATCGGGTGAACCATTGTTCAGTTCCCGTGATAAATATGATGCAGGTTGTGGATGGCCCAGCTTCACACGCCCACTTCGCGAGTACAATATCAAAGAGAAGGTCGATTCGAGTCATTTCATGATCCGAACTGAGGTCCGTAGCAAAGAAGGTGACTCCCACCTTGGTCATGTGTTTAATGATGGACCGGGACCTAACGGACTTCGTTATTGTATCAATTCTGCAGCGTTACGCTTTATACCTACAGAAGATCTGGAGAAAGAAGGATACGGAGAGTACCTTCCGTTATTCGGGACGAACGTTTAA
- a CDS encoding YitT family protein, whose amino-acid sequence MRKAHKWQIEGSQLLMMLLGSFLLAFTYYHINFQNGLSEGGFVGLALLGKYLFDLPPALSMIALDIPIFILALFLKGRKFIVSSLFASMMFSAFYELCERFSPLTFNLHHNLPLAALLSGVFIGIGAGMVLRAGGATGGDDILSLIVSSWSGIKIGTVFILMDAVVLTISLFFLPFAETMFTIMAVLISGKVITWIVNYGKRDLAPLRIPYGMKKKTARA is encoded by the coding sequence ATGAGGAAAGCGCACAAATGGCAAATTGAAGGTTCACAGTTATTAATGATGTTGCTTGGGTCTTTTTTATTAGCTTTTACTTATTATCATATTAATTTTCAAAATGGGCTGTCGGAAGGCGGTTTTGTGGGGCTTGCGCTCCTAGGTAAATACTTATTTGATTTGCCACCTGCGTTATCGATGATTGCATTAGATATTCCCATTTTTATTCTAGCTCTGTTTCTGAAAGGACGAAAATTCATTGTAAGCAGCTTGTTCGCTTCGATGATGTTCTCTGCGTTCTACGAGTTATGCGAGAGGTTCTCGCCACTTACTTTTAATTTGCATCACAATTTGCCGCTAGCAGCTTTGTTGTCTGGCGTGTTTATTGGAATTGGTGCGGGTATGGTGCTGAGAGCTGGAGGAGCGACGGGCGGGGATGATATTTTATCTCTGATCGTAAGTTCGTGGTCTGGTATCAAGATCGGAACTGTATTTATTCTGATGGATGCAGTAGTACTAACGATATCATTGTTCTTCTTACCATTTGCAGAAACAATGTTTACGATTATGGCAGTATTGATTTCAGGGAAAGTAATCACATGGATCGTGAATTACGGGAAGAGAGATCTGGCACCGCTTCGCATTCCATATGGCATGAAAAAGAAAACGGCTCGAGCTTAA
- the hmpA gene encoding NO-inducible flavohemoprotein, giving the protein MLDSKMIEIIKSTVPVLEIHGQTITTTFYQAMFKNHPELLNIFNHANQRQGKQPTALANAVYAAAVHIDRLEEILPVVKGIAQKHRALGIRPEHYPIVGENLLAAIKTVLGDAATDDILEAWGQAYGIIADVFISVEAQMYNEAAQQKGGWDGFRRFVVDRKVKESEVITSFYLKPEDGNEIASYQPGQYITIRVKPENQEFTHLRHYSLSTAPGHAYYRISVKREDAILNQPAGIVSSYLHNEIGEGDILELTAPAGDFTLDQSKQTPVVLLSGGVGLTPMVSMLETIVQNTPERKVTYIHAARNGSQHAMKEHIIELTNQYSNLQSYLVYESPEMDESCDKSGYIDLPWLQTIVDPQADFYFCGPVPFMRAINQALREWGVPEERIHFEFFGPADTLENTASE; this is encoded by the coding sequence ATGCTCGACTCAAAAATGATTGAAATTATTAAATCCACCGTCCCGGTACTTGAAATTCATGGACAAACCATTACAACAACATTCTATCAAGCTATGTTTAAAAATCATCCCGAACTCCTCAACATATTTAATCATGCTAACCAACGTCAAGGTAAACAACCTACAGCGTTAGCCAATGCTGTCTATGCTGCCGCTGTACACATTGATCGTCTTGAGGAAATTCTCCCTGTTGTCAAAGGGATCGCTCAAAAGCATCGGGCTCTAGGTATTCGGCCAGAGCATTACCCCATCGTAGGAGAAAACCTGCTAGCTGCGATCAAGACCGTACTTGGTGATGCTGCGACGGACGATATCTTGGAAGCATGGGGTCAAGCTTACGGTATCATCGCCGATGTGTTCATTAGCGTTGAAGCGCAAATGTATAATGAAGCCGCACAGCAAAAAGGCGGATGGGACGGTTTTCGTCGTTTCGTAGTTGATCGTAAGGTGAAGGAAAGCGAGGTTATTACCTCCTTCTATTTGAAACCAGAAGACGGTAACGAAATTGCTTCCTATCAGCCAGGACAATATATTACAATTCGCGTCAAACCCGAGAATCAGGAGTTCACCCATCTTCGTCATTACAGTCTGTCTACTGCTCCTGGCCATGCTTATTATCGGATTTCCGTTAAGAGAGAAGATGCCATCTTGAACCAACCTGCGGGTATCGTGTCCTCTTATCTGCATAATGAAATCGGAGAAGGAGATATTCTAGAGCTCACTGCACCAGCTGGAGATTTTACTTTAGACCAGTCGAAACAAACTCCAGTTGTCTTGCTAAGTGGCGGTGTCGGACTCACTCCAATGGTCAGTATGTTAGAAACGATTGTACAGAATACTCCGGAGCGGAAAGTCACCTATATCCATGCTGCACGTAATGGAAGCCAGCATGCGATGAAGGAACATATCATTGAACTCACTAACCAGTATTCAAATCTTCAGTCCTACCTCGTCTATGAATCACCTGAAATGGATGAAAGCTGTGATAAAAGCGGATATATTGACCTTCCATGGTTACAAACCATCGTTGATCCCCAAGCGGATTTCTACTTCTGCGGGCCTGTACCGTTCATGCGAGCGATCAACCAGGCACTTCGAGAATGGGGTGTACCCGAAGAACGTATTCATTTCGAATTTTTTGGTCCGGCGGATACCCTAGAGAACACAGCATCAGAATAA
- a CDS encoding Crp/Fnr family transcriptional regulator → MILHKGEILFHQGDDGEFLYHIKSGLFKVTRLHENGNMVLFNILYPGETVPHHSLISPKETHGTAIALIRSEVETIPAQEWYRELQEDPKKPLEVAKLLQEKVRFMQERLDHLTVGTPAERLKLLEKWLTNHAEGIPLTEYLTQEEIGQLIGVRRETVNRLLRGH, encoded by the coding sequence ATGATTTTACATAAGGGAGAGATTTTATTTCATCAGGGGGATGACGGGGAGTTCTTATATCATATCAAGAGTGGGCTATTTAAAGTGACGCGTCTACATGAAAATGGGAACATGGTTTTATTCAATATTTTATACCCTGGGGAAACAGTCCCACATCATTCTCTAATTTCACCTAAGGAGACCCATGGCACGGCAATAGCACTTATACGCAGTGAAGTAGAGACGATTCCTGCCCAGGAATGGTACCGAGAGTTGCAGGAGGATCCTAAGAAACCGCTTGAAGTAGCTAAGTTGTTACAGGAAAAGGTAAGGTTCATGCAGGAACGACTGGATCATCTCACCGTGGGTACACCTGCCGAGCGGCTCAAGCTGCTGGAGAAATGGTTGACAAACCATGCGGAGGGTATCCCTCTGACTGAATATTTAACGCAGGAAGAGATAGGCCAGCTGATTGGTGTTAGGCGGGAGACGGTTAATCGATTACTGCGTGGACATTAG